Proteins found in one Enterococcus sp. 9D6_DIV0238 genomic segment:
- a CDS encoding DUF1294 domain-containing protein, translated as MMGLLRHLPWVYLMIVNVFEFFAMYLDKKRAEKKRWRVPEFDLLFIGIIGGGIGGLLAQQLFHHKTRKLRFYFFFIFGTLVAIAIICFSYQG; from the coding sequence ATGATGGGTTTGTTGAGGCATTTGCCATGGGTTTATTTAATGATTGTCAATGTATTTGAATTTTTTGCAATGTATTTAGATAAAAAAAGAGCGGAGAAAAAACGCTGGCGGGTCCCTGAATTCGATCTTTTGTTTATTGGGATCATTGGTGGAGGAATTGGCGGATTGCTGGCGCAGCAGCTGTTTCATCATAAAACTCGGAAATTACGCTTTTATTTTTTCTTTATCTTTGGTACACTTGTAGCTATTGCAATTATCTGTTTTAGTTATCAAGGATAG
- a CDS encoding amino acid permease — MEQKQLRWFTVGLIAFNMVWGLGNVVNNYAQQGISVVTSWLLILVLYFIPYALIVGQLGSTFKDSSGGVSSWVQNTSTKRLAYYAAWTYWVVHIPYLAQKPQLVLIAFGWAIQGNGNIVSNFSVVGITLISLAIFLIFLLLSTKGLMTLKVIGGMAGTAIFVMSMLFILLAIGAPMMNSTVEFATPHMDKVSTYIPKFDFSYFTTVSMLVFAVGGAEKISPYVNSMKNPSKEFPKGMIFLAAMVGISAVLGSFAMGMLFASNNIPEDLMANGAYTAFQLLGEYYGVGNLLMIIYAITNGIGQISALAFSIDAPLQILLADADPEFVPEALRKRSKKGTLVNGYLLTGILVSIIIVLPMFGIENIQELVKWLTNLNSVVMPMRYLWVFFAYMMLNKAYKNYSSEYKFIKNPKIAFGFGLWCFLFTAFACILGMVPKVDFAANPKAWFFQLASNVITPVVLILLGMILPALARRDKKKANA, encoded by the coding sequence ATGGAACAAAAGCAATTACGTTGGTTTACTGTAGGTTTAATTGCTTTTAACATGGTTTGGGGATTAGGAAATGTTGTGAATAACTATGCACAACAGGGAATCTCTGTTGTAACATCATGGCTTTTGATTTTGGTCTTATATTTTATTCCCTATGCGTTGATCGTCGGTCAATTAGGTTCAACGTTTAAAGACAGCAGCGGGGGTGTCAGCTCTTGGGTGCAAAACACTAGTACTAAACGGTTAGCATATTATGCTGCCTGGACGTATTGGGTCGTACACATCCCATATCTAGCACAGAAGCCGCAATTAGTTTTGATCGCCTTTGGTTGGGCGATTCAAGGAAATGGCAATATTGTAAGTAATTTTTCTGTTGTAGGGATCACATTGATTTCTTTAGCGATCTTTTTGATCTTTTTACTATTATCAACAAAAGGTTTGATGACCTTAAAAGTCATTGGTGGAATGGCCGGGACAGCTATTTTCGTAATGTCCATGCTGTTTATATTATTAGCGATCGGTGCACCTATGATGAACTCGACTGTTGAATTTGCAACACCTCATATGGATAAAGTCAGTACGTATATTCCTAAATTTGATTTTAGCTATTTTACGACTGTCTCCATGCTGGTCTTTGCAGTCGGAGGAGCGGAAAAGATTTCTCCTTATGTAAACTCAATGAAAAATCCATCAAAAGAATTTCCAAAAGGAATGATCTTTTTAGCAGCAATGGTTGGTATTTCTGCTGTTTTAGGTTCATTTGCGATGGGGATGCTATTTGCAAGTAATAACATTCCGGAAGATTTAATGGCCAATGGTGCCTATACTGCTTTCCAACTTTTAGGAGAGTATTATGGTGTTGGAAATTTACTAATGATCATTTATGCTATTACAAATGGTATTGGACAAATTTCAGCCTTAGCCTTTTCGATCGATGCTCCACTGCAAATTCTTTTAGCAGATGCTGATCCTGAATTTGTACCGGAAGCCTTACGTAAAAGAAGTAAAAAAGGAACATTGGTCAACGGCTACTTATTAACAGGTATTCTAGTAAGTATCATCATCGTATTACCGATGTTTGGTATTGAAAATATTCAAGAGCTTGTAAAATGGCTAACAAACTTAAACTCTGTTGTAATGCCGATGCGTTATCTATGGGTATTCTTTGCCTATATGATGTTGAATAAAGCGTATAAAAATTACAGTTCAGAATATAAATTCATCAAGAATCCGAAAATCGCCTTTGGTTTTGGATTGTGGTGTTTCTTGTTTACAGCTTTCGCTTGTATTTTGGGGATGGTGCCAAAAGTAGATTTTGCGGCAAATCCTAAAGCTTGGTTTTTCCAATTAGCTTCAAATGTCATTACACCTGTTGTGCTGATTTTATTAGGGATGATTTTACCTGCACTTGCACGTCGGGATAAAAAGAAAGCAAACGCATAA
- a CDS encoding Ig-like domain-containing protein, whose amino-acid sequence MHAKKLVLPLISCLIFSIFFTKSAYANVDFGNLYVSNPTIMVGNTIVDEQTEISYHQNVSLTFPYAVPNEVTITSGDTMRLDVPANCLIASSFSYDITAADGTVILTITGDDLTNTVTATFGPYYESHTANRQGEIIFYARGASTVENSDWVMNMVGWNSYDNTAAVWNIIINPDSKYITNTVLTDILGPDQQFDEGFFVQAALGTYDKTTQVFQEQEAIDPAKISTAADSFVIDLGTLNQAVSLTFLSNKLADPNLPYRNKAILEADGEGEPVIIEAETPAIGGGGSGTGEPGESSQTSDTSTEETSETTTEETTTDLTSESTSSEVESSISSNTESTTNETIDTSQTSNSSGKQPETTSTTYNVSKKPDSLPKTGEQRTLFFLISGSFLLAGSTIFFVSRNKKAKHNG is encoded by the coding sequence ATGCACGCTAAAAAATTGGTTTTACCACTTATTTCATGCTTGATTTTTAGTATCTTCTTTACTAAATCTGCTTATGCAAATGTGGATTTTGGCAATTTGTATGTTTCAAATCCAACGATCATGGTTGGCAACACGATCGTTGATGAACAGACTGAGATCAGCTATCATCAAAACGTTTCGCTCACTTTCCCTTATGCAGTTCCTAATGAAGTTACGATCACTTCGGGCGATACGATGCGTTTAGACGTACCCGCAAATTGTCTAATCGCTTCTAGTTTTTCTTATGATATTACAGCTGCTGACGGAACCGTGATCCTGACGATCACGGGAGATGATCTTACCAATACAGTCACAGCGACTTTTGGTCCATATTATGAATCTCACACAGCAAACCGTCAGGGGGAAATCATTTTTTATGCGCGCGGAGCAAGTACTGTGGAAAATTCAGATTGGGTAATGAATATGGTCGGCTGGAATAGCTATGACAATACAGCTGCTGTTTGGAATATTATTATCAATCCAGATTCAAAATATATTACAAACACTGTACTCACTGATATACTTGGTCCCGATCAGCAGTTTGACGAAGGATTTTTCGTTCAGGCGGCACTTGGAACCTATGATAAGACAACACAAGTCTTTCAAGAACAAGAAGCAATCGATCCTGCCAAAATCAGTACAGCAGCAGACAGTTTCGTCATCGATCTAGGCACATTGAATCAAGCTGTTTCATTAACTTTTCTTTCAAATAAATTAGCTGATCCTAATTTACCTTATCGAAATAAAGCGATTCTTGAGGCTGATGGTGAAGGAGAGCCTGTAATAATCGAAGCAGAAACACCAGCTATCGGCGGTGGAGGCAGTGGTACGGGAGAACCTGGTGAATCCTCTCAAACAAGCGATACCTCGACAGAGGAAACATCAGAAACAACCACTGAAGAAACAACGACAGACCTAACTTCTGAAAGTACCAGTAGCGAAGTAGAGTCTTCCATATCCAGCAACACCGAATCAACGACAAATGAAACGATCGATACGAGTCAAACATCAAACAGTAGTGGGAAACAACCAGAAACAACGAGTACTACTTATAACGTAAGTAAAAAGCCTGATAGCTTACCAAAAACAGGAGAACAGAGAACTTTGTTTTTCTTAATCAGCGGTAGCTTTTTATTAGCTGGATCAACCATTTTTTTCGTAAGTAGAAATAAAAAAGCAAAGCATAACGGATAG
- a CDS encoding glycosyltransferase yields the protein MPIIYTISLILISIYYIYITIIKHADELYIENAGLMSPTLQYVVVIPCFNEDKVIRATLSSLLDFSLPNLAIYVIDDDSSDDTIKIVNDFNDPRINLIEKHKPNAQKGKGHSLNTAYQRILKDYSHADPENVIITILDADGFLCPNAFEIADRIFSHPTIHGIQARVRIINNYKQGNLLSLLQDIEFYEVIGAMQKFRMKTKTVGLGGNGQFTRLSSLKKLSETPWTDCLLEDYDLTIRLLLNKDRLVYSDQLVIYQQGLTSYRRYLKQRSRWIQGSLQCHSYIRRVITSTSLTGSGKLEMLFFLIQPYLNLLNSIIVIISIELLCRALLDGATLRSFFTITIMFLITIYPGLSFTKRYINATTKIDMIDNSPKIRSYIGGMLMYIYIFLTIPSIVLAFTRQLLGKTSWFKTTREENVSIK from the coding sequence TTGCCTATTATTTATACTATTTCTTTAATTTTGATTAGTATCTACTATATTTATATTACGATCATTAAACATGCAGATGAACTATATATCGAAAATGCCGGGCTGATGAGTCCGACTTTACAATATGTAGTCGTGATTCCTTGTTTCAATGAAGATAAGGTCATTCGGGCTACGCTCTCTTCCTTATTGGATTTTTCGTTACCTAATTTGGCCATCTATGTTATTGATGACGATTCATCTGATGATACGATAAAAATAGTAAATGATTTCAATGATCCAAGAATCAACCTGATTGAAAAGCACAAACCGAATGCTCAAAAAGGAAAAGGCCACTCCTTGAATACTGCTTACCAAAGGATTCTTAAAGATTATTCTCACGCTGATCCAGAAAACGTTATCATTACCATTTTAGATGCTGATGGTTTTTTGTGCCCCAATGCATTTGAAATAGCTGATCGAATTTTTAGTCATCCGACGATCCATGGTATTCAAGCACGAGTACGAATCATCAACAACTATAAACAGGGAAATCTCCTTTCATTATTACAGGATATCGAATTTTATGAGGTTATTGGCGCTATGCAAAAATTTAGAATGAAAACAAAAACGGTTGGCTTAGGGGGGAATGGTCAATTCACTCGTTTATCTTCACTAAAGAAATTATCTGAAACACCATGGACAGATTGTTTACTTGAAGATTATGATCTAACCATTCGCTTGCTATTAAATAAAGATCGACTAGTTTATTCGGATCAACTGGTTATTTATCAGCAAGGATTGACAAGCTATAGACGCTACTTGAAGCAAAGAAGCCGCTGGATCCAAGGTAGTCTACAATGTCATTCCTATATTAGAAGAGTGATCACCTCGACCTCACTGACAGGTTCTGGAAAACTAGAGATGCTCTTCTTTCTGATACAACCTTATCTTAATCTACTGAATAGTATCATCGTGATCATTTCTATTGAACTTCTTTGTCGGGCTTTATTAGATGGTGCTACCTTGCGTTCATTTTTTACTATCACCATCATGTTTCTTATAACTATTTATCCTGGACTTTCATTTACCAAACGCTATATTAATGCAACAACTAAAATTGATATGATCGATAATTCGCCAAAAATCAGAAGCTATATAGGAGGAATGCTTATGTATATTTATATCTTTTTGACTATCCCCAGTATTGTTCTAGCATTCACTCGTCAACTATTGGGGAAAACATCCTGGTTCAAAACGACAAGGGAAGAAAATGTTTCTATTAAATAA
- a CDS encoding diacylglycerol/lipid kinase family protein: protein MERVMILFNETSGKDEGKELAEKFVDYAKNHGQMNAHFFLEQVGPDCDSDKTVEKAKNEKIDTLIFIGGDGTINHNVADFKEQLPDLNVGLLPGGTVNNMARVLNIPLDFEAAAEVILNGNTRKIDYGMINDKVIVSTMTIGILADTAARISQKEKQKYGKLIFIRNFFKLLAKKKRYRLSIKTEKENWRGKTQLVTVTMTNSVGGFTNFDDSASPDDGLFHMTILPKLNFFKLAFYLPKIILGKVYEVPGIYYLSASQIEISSYSDKKVGTRVDGDPSEDLPVKMKVVKHGMTVLVPENQEG from the coding sequence ATGGAACGTGTAATGATTCTTTTTAATGAAACCTCAGGAAAAGACGAAGGAAAAGAGTTGGCAGAAAAATTTGTCGACTATGCTAAAAATCATGGGCAAATGAACGCACATTTTTTCTTAGAGCAAGTAGGACCAGATTGTGACAGTGATAAAACAGTGGAAAAAGCCAAAAATGAAAAGATCGATACATTGATCTTTATTGGCGGTGACGGTACGATCAATCATAATGTAGCAGATTTCAAGGAGCAGTTGCCTGATTTGAATGTTGGTCTGCTTCCAGGTGGGACAGTCAATAATATGGCGAGGGTTTTAAATATCCCTTTAGACTTTGAAGCGGCTGCAGAAGTGATTTTAAATGGGAATACCCGAAAGATCGACTATGGTATGATCAATGATAAAGTGATCGTGAGTACGATGACGATCGGGATCTTAGCAGATACAGCGGCTAGAATCAGTCAAAAGGAGAAGCAAAAATATGGAAAGTTGATTTTCATTAGAAATTTTTTCAAGCTGTTAGCAAAGAAAAAAAGATATCGTCTGTCGATCAAGACAGAAAAAGAAAATTGGCGTGGGAAAACACAGCTTGTCACAGTCACAATGACAAATTCAGTTGGTGGTTTTACGAATTTCGATGATTCAGCATCGCCAGATGATGGGTTGTTCCATATGACGATCTTGCCTAAATTGAATTTTTTTAAATTAGCATTCTATCTGCCTAAAATCATTTTAGGAAAAGTTTATGAAGTCCCAGGCATCTATTATCTGAGTGCTTCACAAATAGAGATTTCTAGTTATTCGGATAAGAAAGTCGGTACGCGAGTCGATGGAGATCCTAGCGAGGACTTGCCAGTTAAAATGAAAGTTGTCAAACATGGGATGACGGTATTAGTCCCCGAAAATCAAGAAGGCTAA
- a CDS encoding DUF5590 domain-containing protein, translating to MQEKKEQNEVRKRKILLGIITALLVMIVLVVIFYVRATHPWKQAEKEATAIAKEYAQLESVDNFYWFTRKETSFAVTGKDAKGEELVVIIPKSGKNITVLNQKDGVEEGHIRQIMSTDYKEKDIQKISLGLYEDKPTWEVITKNDDGALSYYLLSFEKAEEIMIIKNV from the coding sequence TTGCAGGAAAAAAAAGAACAAAATGAAGTGAGAAAAAGAAAGATTCTTTTAGGAATCATTACAGCCTTATTAGTGATGATCGTTCTGGTTGTCATTTTCTATGTACGGGCAACTCATCCGTGGAAACAAGCTGAAAAAGAAGCTACAGCAATCGCAAAAGAGTATGCTCAACTTGAATCAGTCGATAACTTTTACTGGTTTACTAGGAAAGAAACCTCCTTTGCAGTGACGGGAAAAGATGCTAAAGGAGAAGAATTAGTCGTCATCATTCCGAAATCAGGGAAGAACATTACTGTACTAAATCAAAAAGACGGGGTAGAAGAAGGACACATTCGCCAGATCATGAGCACGGATTACAAAGAAAAAGACATACAAAAAATCAGCTTAGGTCTATACGAGGATAAACCTACATGGGAAGTTATTACTAAAAACGATGACGGTGCCTTATCTTACTACTTATTGTCATTTGAAAAAGCAGAAGAAATCATGATCATAAAAAATGTCTGA
- a CDS encoding lysylphosphatidylglycerol synthase transmembrane domain-containing protein, translated as MKSNSKTKIFFNIGLLAIFIGVIIYVMDNSLSDIFAQLMETSWLVLLLVIIFGVVYQLVEGRSIKEIAGHFQKDFSSKDGFFTSCYVAFYRVISFGTGTLLSEIYFYKKKGLAVSQGIGVTALHMIMYKLAVIFWAILGLIFQFSLFYERSPKMIPFILIGVILTGMIILSLLVLSSSINLQIILIIWANKFFKRKALRDWVDKCNLQIYSLRETVQTIIKDRSAMLLIFGWNVVKLLFWYVIPYIVLVENHPTVDFLLVFSFTSFAVILSGVFPTPAGIGPFEFVYLLLFKPLVGTVDAVSSLLLYRFGSFVLPFLIGFIFVVIEKRREIQSELHAVRKEKRETLEDD; from the coding sequence ATGAAAAGCAATTCTAAAACAAAAATTTTCTTTAACATCGGTTTACTAGCTATTTTTATTGGAGTCATCATTTACGTAATGGACAATTCGTTGAGTGATATTTTTGCTCAATTGATGGAAACGAGCTGGCTTGTTTTATTATTAGTGATTATATTCGGTGTTGTTTATCAACTTGTTGAAGGTCGTTCGATCAAAGAGATCGCGGGACATTTTCAAAAGGATTTCAGCAGTAAGGATGGTTTTTTTACTTCTTGTTATGTGGCTTTTTATCGAGTAATCTCATTTGGGACTGGGACCCTTCTTTCGGAAATTTACTTTTATAAGAAAAAAGGGCTGGCTGTGTCTCAAGGGATCGGGGTAACAGCTTTACACATGATCATGTATAAGCTTGCTGTGATTTTTTGGGCAATTCTAGGACTGATTTTTCAATTTTCGTTGTTCTATGAGCGCTCTCCTAAAATGATTCCATTTATTTTGATCGGTGTGATTTTGACTGGAATGATCATCCTTTCATTATTGGTACTTTCAAGTAGTATCAATCTTCAAATTATTTTGATCATTTGGGCGAATAAGTTCTTTAAGCGCAAAGCCTTACGTGATTGGGTGGATAAATGTAATTTACAAATTTATTCATTGAGAGAAACCGTACAAACGATCATCAAAGACCGCTCAGCGATGCTTTTGATTTTTGGCTGGAATGTTGTCAAGCTGCTTTTTTGGTACGTAATTCCGTATATTGTTTTAGTAGAAAATCATCCAACTGTCGATTTTCTATTAGTCTTTTCGTTTACTAGTTTTGCCGTTATTTTGTCAGGTGTATTTCCAACACCAGCTGGGATCGGACCTTTTGAATTCGTTTATTTACTGTTATTCAAACCATTAGTAGGTACAGTTGATGCAGTGTCATCATTATTACTGTATCGTTTTGGCAGTTTTGTCTTGCCATTTTTGATCGGGTTCATTTTTGTTGTGATCGAGAAAAGAAGAGAGATCCAGTCAGAGCTGCATGCAGTAAGAAAAGAAAAAAGAGAAACATTGGAAGATGACTAA
- a CDS encoding pyridoxal phosphate-dependent aminotransferase, translating into MEISTRAQKLEPSVTLAASAKANALKAQGQDVLSLTVGEPDFMTPKNIQQAAIRAIESGQASYYTPSAGIKELRQAVAEYIQSNYQLKYQMENVIVTDGAKFALYLLFQAVLNPLDEVIIPVPYWVSYGEQVKLAEGVPVFITCAQEEKFKVTVEQLEKARTDKTKILILNSPSNPTGMIYTEEELRKIGDWAVSHDVLIVSDDIYGKLVYNGAVFTPIATLSEEIQKQTIIINGVSKSYAMTGWRIGYAVGDQAIISAMNDIASQSTSNPTAVSQYAAIEALSGEQDTVETMRQAFEERLNKIYPLFAAIPGFRMEKPQGAFYLFPNIKETMDLCGYTDVTKWVDDLLAEAHVALVTGAGFGAPENVRISYATDLQTLEEAAKRITAFIEAKSAK; encoded by the coding sequence ATGGAGATATCAACGCGTGCACAAAAATTAGAACCTTCAGTAACCTTGGCGGCTTCAGCCAAAGCAAATGCCCTAAAAGCTCAAGGCCAGGATGTGTTGAGTTTAACAGTTGGTGAACCAGATTTTATGACACCTAAAAATATCCAGCAGGCAGCGATTCGAGCGATCGAGAGTGGTCAAGCCAGCTACTATACACCATCTGCCGGTATTAAAGAATTAAGGCAAGCAGTCGCAGAATATATTCAAAGCAATTATCAATTAAAATATCAGATGGAAAATGTTATTGTCACTGATGGCGCTAAATTTGCTTTATACTTACTTTTTCAAGCAGTCTTAAACCCATTGGATGAAGTGATCATTCCGGTTCCTTATTGGGTGAGTTATGGTGAACAGGTGAAATTAGCTGAGGGAGTACCAGTATTCATTACATGTGCACAGGAAGAAAAATTTAAGGTTACTGTGGAACAGCTAGAAAAAGCACGAACAGACAAAACAAAAATTTTGATCCTAAACTCACCTTCCAATCCTACAGGGATGATTTACACAGAAGAAGAATTAAGAAAAATCGGTGACTGGGCTGTCTCCCATGATGTTTTGATTGTCTCAGACGATATTTATGGTAAATTGGTTTATAATGGCGCTGTTTTTACTCCTATAGCAACCTTATCAGAAGAAATCCAAAAGCAGACCATCATTATCAATGGTGTTTCTAAAAGCTATGCGATGACCGGCTGGCGAATTGGCTATGCAGTAGGAGATCAAGCAATTATTAGTGCAATGAACGACATCGCTTCACAATCAACGAGCAATCCGACAGCAGTCAGTCAATATGCCGCAATTGAGGCTTTGAGTGGTGAACAGGATACTGTGGAAACAATGAGACAGGCTTTTGAAGAGCGTCTAAACAAAATATACCCACTTTTTGCAGCAATTCCAGGCTTCAGAATGGAAAAGCCGCAAGGTGCCTTTTACCTATTTCCAAATATCAAAGAAACGATGGATCTTTGCGGCTATACTGATGTGACAAAATGGGTGGATGACTTATTGGCAGAAGCACATGTCGCATTAGTCACAGGAGCAGGATTTGGTGCGCCGGAAAATGTTCGGATCAGTTATGCGACAGATCTGCAAACATTAGAAGAAGCGGCAAAGCGGATCACCGCATTTATTGAAGCAAAATCAGCAAAATAA
- a CDS encoding helicase C-terminal domain-containing protein yields MKKSQIYAVVDIETTGTDSTIDRIIQFGCVLIQDGKIISRFATDINPNQAISPQIQKLTGISNSRVQKAPYFEDVALTIYNLLADTVFVAHNIYFDYSFLAQELVRCGAPKLEIPGIDTVELSQIVLPTEKSFRLGDLSESLGLVHDNPHQADSDAQVTAELLLLIEAKMRRLPLITMEAIDKLSQQTGMDTSRYIHYIYEEMKQEILPLSKEYRVVSGIALRKKEVPLFEEKLYGQTTFPKKKKTKEKIFGQTISYRSEQSRMMNLVYEHFTQDESKDLFIEAATGTGKSLGYLFPLSYLATPEKPLIISTVSIVLQNQLLEKDIQLANRICPRPLQATIIKSHRHYIDLQRFKATLNDPLPQKQYALYQMGVLVWLLETLTGDLDELQLINFNHIFWRDVAHRGIDFLSSKDALYQEDFVRFLYKRVKQSNVLIVNHAFLAQESLRETALLPKSPYLIIDEAHHLADIAGKISHRQFNYASFKKQLALYLEEEQLFDQVTHIFDEAKEERRLLRIYCKAATDLVEEFSDLFYEINTLFPKQKRQSMETELLVKSLFDQLSLEGESSIQKIEILLSEMREIQKRIQQSIEEHLEKYTSSDRIVFVRLLQFFEQIDRLHECFDIYVNEWQPRWIKEYSCTSQGYGALAINDLEASILPTTTWYERYQRILYTGGTLKFGRDKKYLPNKLGVPDALFKTLPDPYDYEQHARLYIPTDGIAVNQVNNAEFSAYIATVIQEISKQDRSILVLFTSHEILSSVYHRLHQAFLNDGRELLAQGISGSREKILKRFIHSKNSILLGADSFWEGVDLPGDTLSLLIVTRLPFENPQRPFVKARYEYLEEKGIQAFAHEALPKATLRLRQALGRLIRSNKDKGAMIVLDRRLITAKYGKQMIKALPKNLPVKEAPLNEITTELADFLNS; encoded by the coding sequence ATGAAGAAAAGTCAAATATATGCAGTGGTCGATATTGAAACAACAGGTACAGATTCGACAATTGACCGAATCATCCAATTCGGCTGCGTGCTGATCCAAGACGGAAAAATCATTTCCCGATTTGCAACAGATATCAACCCCAATCAAGCTATTTCTCCACAAATTCAAAAACTGACAGGTATCAGTAATAGTAGAGTCCAAAAAGCTCCTTATTTCGAAGATGTTGCACTGACGATCTACAATCTTTTGGCAGATACTGTGTTTGTCGCTCATAATATTTATTTTGACTATTCATTTTTAGCACAGGAGCTAGTTCGCTGTGGTGCACCAAAACTAGAGATTCCTGGAATCGATACAGTTGAGCTGTCACAAATTGTTTTACCAACGGAAAAAAGTTTTCGTTTGGGTGATTTGTCTGAAAGCTTAGGATTAGTTCACGATAATCCGCATCAAGCAGATAGTGATGCACAGGTCACTGCGGAATTGCTATTATTGATCGAAGCGAAGATGCGCCGATTACCGCTGATCACGATGGAAGCTATCGATAAGTTGAGTCAGCAAACTGGCATGGATACTAGTCGTTATATCCATTACATTTACGAAGAGATGAAACAGGAGATTCTACCATTATCTAAAGAGTATCGAGTCGTTTCAGGAATCGCATTAAGAAAAAAAGAAGTCCCGCTTTTTGAAGAAAAATTGTATGGTCAAACGACATTTCCAAAGAAGAAAAAGACCAAAGAAAAGATTTTTGGTCAAACGATAAGTTATCGTTCGGAACAAAGTCGTATGATGAATTTGGTTTATGAGCATTTTACTCAGGATGAAAGCAAAGACTTGTTTATCGAAGCTGCAACAGGTACTGGGAAAAGCTTAGGTTATTTATTTCCTCTGAGCTATCTAGCAACACCAGAAAAGCCATTGATCATTAGTACGGTTTCGATTGTTTTACAAAATCAATTGCTGGAGAAGGATATCCAACTGGCTAATCGAATTTGTCCCAGACCACTTCAGGCGACGATCATCAAAAGTCATCGCCACTACATTGATTTACAGCGCTTTAAAGCGACATTGAATGATCCTTTGCCGCAAAAGCAATATGCTCTTTATCAAATGGGTGTTTTGGTCTGGCTCCTAGAAACGCTGACTGGTGATTTAGACGAATTGCAGCTGATCAATTTTAACCATATTTTTTGGCGTGATGTTGCTCATCGAGGAATTGATTTTCTATCCAGTAAAGATGCGCTGTATCAAGAAGATTTTGTCCGCTTTCTTTATAAGAGAGTCAAACAAAGCAATGTTTTGATTGTCAATCATGCATTTTTAGCACAAGAATCGCTTAGAGAAACAGCACTTTTGCCCAAAAGCCCTTATTTGATTATTGATGAGGCTCATCATTTAGCAGACATAGCAGGCAAGATTTCTCACCGTCAATTTAATTATGCATCATTTAAAAAGCAATTAGCACTCTATTTAGAAGAAGAACAGTTATTTGATCAAGTGACGCATATCTTCGATGAGGCTAAGGAAGAACGGCGCTTGTTGCGAATCTATTGTAAAGCAGCTACTGACTTAGTTGAGGAATTCAGTGATCTTTTTTATGAAATCAATACTTTATTTCCAAAGCAAAAGCGACAATCGATGGAGACAGAACTGTTAGTCAAATCATTGTTCGATCAGCTGTCTTTAGAAGGAGAATCTTCAATTCAAAAAATTGAGATCTTATTATCTGAAATGAGAGAGATCCAAAAAAGAATTCAGCAATCAATTGAAGAACATTTAGAAAAGTATACCTCTTCTGATCGAATCGTTTTTGTACGGTTGCTGCAGTTTTTTGAACAAATCGACCGTTTACACGAGTGTTTTGATATTTATGTAAATGAATGGCAGCCGCGCTGGATCAAGGAGTACAGCTGTACTTCGCAAGGGTATGGTGCTTTAGCTATCAATGATCTGGAAGCGAGTATTTTACCTACAACAACATGGTATGAGCGGTATCAGCGTATTCTATATACTGGTGGGACATTAAAGTTTGGTAGAGATAAAAAATATTTGCCAAATAAATTAGGTGTGCCCGATGCCTTATTCAAGACACTGCCTGATCCTTATGACTATGAACAGCATGCTCGTTTGTATATTCCAACGGATGGTATTGCCGTCAATCAAGTGAATAATGCTGAATTTTCAGCCTACATTGCAACGGTTATTCAGGAAATTTCAAAGCAGGATCGTTCTATTTTAGTGCTCTTTACCTCTCATGAGATTCTTTCAAGCGTCTATCATCGCCTGCATCAGGCTTTTCTTAATGATGGGCGGGAACTTTTGGCCCAAGGAATCAGCGGAAGTCGAGAAAAAATCTTAAAACGATTCATTCATTCTAAAAATAGTATTTTGTTAGGAGCAGATAGCTTTTGGGAAGGGGTAGATTTGCCAGGTGATACCTTATCCCTTCTGATCGTTACTCGTTTGCCTTTTGAAAATCCTCAGCGGCCGTTTGTAAAAGCACGTTATGAGTACTTAGAGGAAAAAGGCATCCAGGCGTTTGCCCATGAAGCATTGCCGAAAGCAACTTTACGTTTACGGCAAGCATTAGGTCGCTTGATTCGTTCAAATAAAGATAAAGGTGCGATGATCGTTTTAGATCGTCGTTTGATCACGGCAAAATACGGGAAACAAATGATCAAGGCTCTGCCAAAGAATTTACCAGTGAAAGAAGCACCATTAAATGAAATAACGACAGAATTGGCTGATTTTTTAAATAGCTGA